One genomic window of Candidatus Bathyarchaeum sp. includes the following:
- a CDS encoding ArgE/DapE family deacylase, with protein MQKSLDYEIDLLSRLVEIKTESVPKKGYDECAQIIIDEAEQSSLKWEIVDGEKGAKDGLSRPNVIVTLDSGSDTTLLLESHFDVVPTGRGWKYPPFKLTVEGDKAYGRGTADNKAGIAAALGAMKQLSCKELDFNIKLVAGVDEEIGGRYGVDYVMNDWGLNGDAALIVDAGPEGLFLGASGIIWGKLTVTGKQGHAGYPFKANNAIHQTMKLLSEFENYQKMIEQKRSVLRAPVGSPFDFVWGRYSVTMINAGEKENVIPGTCEVRFDRRLLPEESLEEAEQELMKFFQKATKKTGVEATLELVNRQQGYHTPKDLVFVQTVLESIKKTTGQSVPLAAELGGNDGSFFAMKGIPVICYGTIREDTRYHGIDEFVYLQDMKNTRDVIINLGNEPKTKIK; from the coding sequence ATGCAGAAATCTTTAGATTACGAGATTGATTTGTTGTCACGGCTAGTTGAAATAAAAACCGAGTCAGTTCCAAAGAAAGGATATGATGAATGCGCCCAAATAATTATCGATGAAGCGGAACAAAGCTCTTTGAAATGGGAAATAGTTGATGGCGAAAAGGGTGCGAAAGACGGTCTTTCGCGGCCTAATGTTATTGTTACTTTGGATTCAGGTTCAGATACTACGTTGCTTTTAGAGTCACATTTTGATGTTGTTCCAACAGGAAGGGGCTGGAAATATCCTCCTTTTAAACTAACTGTCGAAGGCGACAAAGCATATGGACGAGGCACTGCAGACAACAAAGCAGGCATTGCAGCAGCTTTGGGTGCCATGAAGCAACTAAGTTGCAAAGAGTTAGATTTTAACATCAAACTTGTTGCAGGAGTAGACGAAGAAATCGGGGGAAGATACGGTGTCGACTATGTAATGAATGATTGGGGATTAAATGGAGATGCTGCTTTGATTGTTGATGCAGGTCCTGAAGGTTTGTTTCTGGGGGCCAGTGGCATAATATGGGGAAAACTAACAGTTACTGGAAAGCAAGGGCATGCAGGTTATCCATTTAAAGCTAATAACGCAATTCATCAAACAATGAAATTACTTTCTGAATTTGAAAATTATCAAAAAATGATTGAACAAAAGCGGTCGGTATTGCGTGCTCCGGTGGGTTCTCCTTTTGATTTTGTTTGGGGTAGATATTCAGTCACCATGATAAATGCAGGTGAAAAAGAAAACGTAATTCCCGGTACCTGTGAGGTTCGTTTTGACCGTCGGCTTTTGCCAGAAGAATCGTTAGAAGAGGCAGAACAAGAATTGATGAAGTTTTTCCAGAAAGCAACTAAAAAAACAGGTGTAGAAGCAACATTAGAATTGGTTAATCGCCAGCAGGGATATCACACGCCTAAGGATTTGGTTTTTGTTCAGACAGTTTTGGAAAGCATAAAGAAAACTACAGGTCAAAGCGTGCCCTTAGCTGCAGAGCTAGGAGGAAACGATGGCAGCTTTTTTGCGATGAAGGGCATTCCAGTAATCTGTTATGGAACAATACGAGAAGATACCAGATACCATGGAATCGATGAATTCGTCTACTTGCAAGACATGAAAAACACCCGTGACGTAATCATTAATCTTGGAAATGAGCCGAAAACAAAAATCAAGTAA